A section of the Castanea sativa cultivar Marrone di Chiusa Pesio chromosome 12, ASM4071231v1 genome encodes:
- the LOC142620469 gene encoding uncharacterized protein LOC142620469 — translation MAPFEALYGRKLSPSKGVMRFGKKGKLSRRYIGPFEILDRVGNVSYELALPPALSHIHNVFHVSVLRKYMPDPSHVLEYEPINVREDLSYEEQPVQILDRKEQVLRSRNISLVKVLWRNHTVQEATWEKEEDMKEKYPYLFSN, via the exons ATGGCTCCTTTTGAGGCATTGTATGGCCGGAAGT TGTCTCCATCGAAGGGTGTGATGAGGTTTGGGAAGAAAGGCAAGTTAAGTCGGAGGTATATTGGTCCTTTTGAGATCTTGGATAGAGTGGGCAACGTATCTTACGAGTTGGCATTGCCACCAGCTTTGTCACATATTCATAACGTATTCCATGTATCAGTGTTACGAAAGTACATGCCTGATCCATCACATGTTTTGGAGTATGAGCCGATCAATGTTAGAGAGGACTTGTCTTATGAAGAGCAACCAGTGCAGATTCTTGATAGGAAGGAGCAAGTGCTACGTTCAAGGAATATATCCTTAGTGAAGGTGTTGTGGAGAAATCATACAGTTCAAGAAGCGACATGGGAAAAAGAGGAagacatgaaagaaaaatacccCTATCTATTTTCTAATTGA